Proteins encoded within one genomic window of Micromonospora halotolerans:
- the rnc gene encoding ribonuclease III, with product MTNDKRRRAPVGHLEAAFGVSLDPELLERALTHRSYAYENGGLPTNERLEFLGDSVLGVVITTALFHNHPDLPEGQLAKLRASVVNMRALADVARGLGPDGLGAYLLLGKGEEATGGRDKASILADTLEALLGAIYLQYGLDTAALVIHRLFDPLMAESAGRGAALDWKTSLQELTAALGLGVPEYRIEGTGPDHLKTFTAWVVVAGNRYGGAEGRSKKEAEQRAAESAWRMLTEQAEAEAAAKSAAEAEVGDPAESGAGRA from the coding sequence ATGACCAACGACAAGCGGCGGCGTGCTCCCGTCGGCCACCTGGAGGCGGCCTTCGGGGTGTCGCTCGACCCGGAACTGCTGGAGCGCGCGCTGACCCACCGGTCGTACGCGTACGAGAACGGCGGCCTGCCCACCAACGAGCGGCTGGAGTTCCTCGGCGACTCGGTCCTCGGCGTGGTGATCACCACGGCGCTCTTCCACAACCACCCGGACCTGCCCGAGGGGCAGCTCGCCAAGTTGCGGGCCAGCGTGGTCAACATGCGCGCCCTCGCCGACGTGGCGCGCGGCCTCGGCCCGGACGGGCTGGGTGCGTACCTGCTGCTGGGCAAGGGCGAGGAGGCCACCGGCGGCCGGGACAAGGCCAGCATCCTGGCCGACACCCTGGAGGCGCTGCTCGGCGCGATCTACCTCCAGTACGGCCTGGACACCGCGGCCCTCGTGATCCACCGCCTGTTCGACCCGCTGATGGCCGAGTCGGCCGGCCGGGGCGCGGCGCTGGACTGGAAGACCAGCCTCCAGGAGCTGACCGCCGCGCTGGGGCTGGGCGTTCCGGAGTACCGGATCGAGGGCACCGGCCCGGACCACCTCAAGACCTTCACGGCCTGGGTGGTGGTGGCCGGCAACCGCTACGGCGGCGCGGAGGGGCGCAGCAAGAAGGAGGCCGAGCAGCGGGCCGCCGAGTCGGCCTGGCGGATGCTGACCGAGCAGGCCGAGGCGGAGGCCGCCGCGAAGTCCGCCGCCGAGGCGGAGGTGGGCGACCCCGCCGAGTCGGGCGCCGGCCGTGCCTGA
- a CDS encoding phosphate acyltransferase PlsX: MAVDLLGGDDAPAVVVDGALRAVRTDPDLHLLLVGPTEVADGLIGALDPEQRARVTVRPVRTVVGMADHPTAARGESTVRAAVHAVRDGFADALVSAGSTGATVTAAALGLGRWTGVRRPALVATLPAVDGPVVLLDVGGTLEPGPATLARHAVLGAAYAAVAHGVTAPRVGLLSVGTEAGKGDRLRRSAAPALAAVPLPCGARYIGLVEGYDVSLGTRADVVVTDGFTGNVLLKAIEGAYAMAGGPPASGGAPRAAALLGVAGTVVVCHGAARPDDVASGIALAAHLWRRGATDTVSTLLDAVPHDPAPDRNDTEVAP, translated from the coding sequence ATCGCCGTCGACCTCCTCGGCGGGGACGATGCTCCCGCCGTCGTGGTTGACGGCGCTCTGCGGGCCGTGCGTACCGACCCTGACCTGCACCTGCTGCTCGTCGGACCGACCGAGGTCGCCGACGGGCTGATCGGTGCGCTCGACCCGGAGCAGCGTGCCCGGGTCACCGTCCGCCCGGTGCGGACGGTCGTCGGCATGGCCGACCACCCCACCGCCGCGCGCGGGGAGAGCACCGTCCGCGCGGCCGTACACGCCGTCCGCGACGGGTTCGCCGACGCGCTCGTCTCCGCCGGTTCGACCGGCGCCACCGTCACCGCCGCCGCCCTCGGCCTCGGACGCTGGACCGGCGTACGCCGGCCCGCCCTGGTGGCCACCCTGCCGGCCGTCGACGGGCCGGTGGTGCTGCTGGACGTCGGCGGCACCCTGGAGCCCGGACCCGCCACCCTGGCCCGGCACGCCGTGCTGGGCGCCGCCTACGCGGCCGTGGCGCACGGTGTCACCGCGCCCCGGGTCGGGCTGCTCTCCGTCGGCACCGAGGCGGGCAAGGGCGACCGGCTGCGCCGCTCCGCCGCCCCCGCCCTCGCCGCCGTGCCGCTGCCCTGCGGCGCCCGCTACATCGGCCTGGTCGAGGGGTACGACGTCTCCCTGGGCACCCGCGCCGACGTGGTGGTGACCGACGGTTTCACCGGCAACGTGCTGCTCAAGGCCATCGAGGGCGCGTACGCGATGGCCGGCGGGCCCCCGGCGAGCGGCGGCGCTCCCCGCGCGGCGGCCCTGCTCGGGGTGGCCGGCACCGTGGTGGTCTGCCACGGCGCGGCCCGGCCCGACGACGTCGCCTCCGGCATCGCCCTGGCCGCCCACCTGTGGCGCCGGGGCGCCACCGACACCGTCTCGACCCTGCTCGACGCTGTCCCGCACGATCCCGCACCTGACCGAAACGACACCGAGGTAGCACCATGA
- the rpmF gene encoding 50S ribosomal protein L32: MAVPKRKMSRSNTRARRANWKAAVVATVACPQCKSAKLPHAACSVCGTYNGRQVLEV, from the coding sequence GTGGCCGTCCCCAAGCGCAAGATGTCGCGCAGCAACACCCGCGCCCGCCGGGCGAACTGGAAGGCCGCGGTTGTGGCGACCGTGGCCTGCCCGCAGTGCAAGTCGGCCAAGCTGCCGCACGCCGCCTGCTCCGTCTGCGGCACCTACAACGGCCGTCAGGTCCTCGAGGTCTGA
- a CDS encoding YceD family protein, with the protein MPKHSPSQLDPRSPLVLDTRELPRRPGALRTHRQVVPAPADLGVELITVPEGADLDLDLRLESVSEGVLVSGTVTGPVKGECGRCLREIDDSVAVTIQELYAYENSTTDDTTDEDEVGRMQGDLIDLEPALRDAVVLALPTNPLCREDCPGLCPECGVHWDELPADHSHQQVDPRWAGLSQLTRTEE; encoded by the coding sequence ATGCCCAAACACTCGCCAAGCCAACTCGACCCCAGGTCGCCGCTGGTCCTCGACACGAGGGAACTGCCGCGACGGCCTGGCGCGTTGCGTACGCATCGGCAAGTCGTGCCGGCACCGGCGGACCTCGGCGTGGAGTTGATCACCGTTCCGGAGGGCGCGGACCTCGACCTCGACCTGAGGTTGGAGTCGGTGTCCGAGGGCGTGCTCGTCTCCGGGACCGTCACCGGTCCCGTCAAGGGCGAGTGCGGGCGCTGCCTGCGCGAGATCGACGACTCGGTGGCCGTGACGATCCAGGAGCTGTACGCGTACGAGAACAGCACCACGGACGACACGACCGACGAGGACGAGGTGGGCCGGATGCAGGGCGATCTGATCGACCTGGAGCCGGCGCTGCGGGATGCGGTGGTGCTCGCGCTGCCGACCAACCCGCTCTGCCGGGAGGACTGCCCAGGGTTGTGCCCCGAGTGTGGGGTGCACTGGGACGAGCTGCCGGCCGACCACAGTCACCAGCAGGTCGACCCGCGTTGGGCGGGCCTGTCGCAACTGACCCGTACAGAGGAGTAA
- the coaD gene encoding pantetheine-phosphate adenylyltransferase — MRRAVCPGSFDPVTNGHLDIIGRASRLFDEVIVGVLVNQSKQGLFTVEERIDMLREVTSSYDNVRVESFRGLLVDFCRAQHASVLIKGLRAVSDFDYELQMAQMNIGLAGVETLFMPTNPLYSFLSSSLVKDVAKWGGDISAHVPDVVREELVARLRR, encoded by the coding sequence ATGAGACGTGCGGTCTGTCCCGGCTCGTTCGACCCGGTCACCAACGGACACCTCGACATCATCGGCCGGGCGAGCCGGCTCTTCGACGAGGTGATCGTCGGCGTGCTGGTCAACCAGTCGAAGCAGGGACTGTTCACGGTCGAGGAGCGGATCGACATGCTCCGCGAGGTGACCTCCTCGTACGACAACGTGCGGGTCGAGTCGTTCCGAGGGCTGCTGGTCGACTTCTGCCGCGCCCAGCACGCGAGCGTGCTGATCAAGGGCCTGCGCGCGGTCAGCGACTTCGACTACGAGCTCCAGATGGCCCAGATGAACATCGGCCTGGCCGGCGTGGAGACGCTCTTCATGCCGACCAACCCGCTCTACTCGTTCCTCTCCTCCAGCCTGGTCAAGGACGTCGCCAAGTGGGGCGGGGACATTTCCGCGCACGTCCCGGACGTGGTCCGCGAGGAGCTGGTCGCCCGGCTGCGGCGCTGA
- the rsmD gene encoding 16S rRNA (guanine(966)-N(2))-methyltransferase RsmD codes for MTRIVGGTLGGRRLAAPPGAGTRPTSDRVREALFSAVQAELDLDGARVADLYAGSGAVGLEALSRGAAHVLLVESDARAARVIRENVAALRAAPAARLVTGRVATVLAAGPDGGPYDLVFADPPYAVPDSEITAMLAALVGGGWLAPDALVVVERSSRTGPVEWVEGVTGERSRRYGETTLWYGRRS; via the coding sequence GTGACCCGGATCGTGGGCGGGACGCTCGGCGGCCGGCGGCTCGCCGCCCCGCCCGGCGCCGGCACCCGGCCGACCTCCGACCGGGTCCGGGAGGCGCTGTTCAGCGCCGTGCAGGCCGAACTCGACCTCGACGGGGCGCGCGTTGCCGACCTCTACGCCGGCTCCGGCGCGGTCGGGCTGGAGGCGCTGTCCCGGGGCGCCGCCCACGTGCTGCTCGTCGAGTCCGACGCCCGGGCCGCCCGGGTGATCCGGGAGAACGTCGCCGCGCTCCGGGCCGCCCCGGCCGCCCGCCTGGTCACCGGCAGGGTGGCGACCGTGCTCGCCGCCGGCCCGGACGGCGGGCCCTACGACCTGGTCTTCGCCGACCCGCCCTACGCCGTGCCCGACAGCGAGATCACCGCGATGCTGGCCGCGCTGGTCGGCGGCGGCTGGCTGGCCCCGGACGCCCTGGTGGTCGTCGAGCGCTCCAGCCGCACCGGACCGGTCGAGTGGGTGGAAGGCGTCACTGGCGAGCGCAGCCGCCGTTACGGCGAGACCACCCTTTGGTACGGTCGCCGATCATGA